In the Streptomyces formicae genome, one interval contains:
- the thrS gene encoding threonine--tRNA ligase, with protein MPDGARDRPHRRAPGKPVARRSPRCYVHGHEACRDDDDAGECPGALTDVRVRSPGASAPGLRAGHSPHVREETAMHDHRKLGRELDLFGTDPLIGAGLPYWLPDGAAVRHALEEYVRGAERRAGYRHVYSPVLGKRELYEISGHWSHYRDDMFPPMEMGGEEVVLRPSLCPHHALIFRSRARSYRELPLRMAELGGMYRAELSGVIGGLNRVRAIQLNDAHIFCTLDQVADEAHAALEMIRRAYEALGIRAARFRLSLPAPGGKYVAAPEHWRRSSALLTDALERSGLPYESAEGEAAFYGPKIDVQVADAAGRESTLSTVQVDFHQPERFGLRYVGADGAKHRPVMVHRSIIGSVERAVAHLIEEHGGAFPAWLAPVQVAVLPISEAEVSGAEAFVRQCVDQGLRAELVGPERGSLSSRVRVARRVPYQAVIGAKEAVDGLVALRLRDGRRVGALPAAEVLSRVGALVSAHRPVLWDEAP; from the coding sequence GTGCCGGACGGGGCGAGGGACCGGCCTCACCGCAGGGCGCCCGGTAAACCGGTCGCACGGCGATCTCCCCGCTGCTACGTTCACGGGCATGAAGCGTGCCGCGATGACGACGACGCCGGAGAGTGTCCCGGCGCGCTGACCGATGTTCGAGTCCGAAGCCCCGGGGCGAGTGCCCCGGGGCTTCGCGCTGGTCACTCGCCTCACGTCCGCGAGGAGACCGCCATGCACGACCACCGCAAACTCGGCCGCGAGCTCGACCTGTTCGGCACCGACCCGCTGATCGGCGCGGGCCTTCCGTACTGGCTGCCCGACGGCGCCGCCGTACGCCACGCCCTGGAGGAGTACGTCCGCGGTGCCGAGCGGCGCGCGGGCTACCGGCACGTGTACTCGCCGGTGCTCGGCAAGCGGGAGCTGTACGAGATCTCCGGCCACTGGTCGCACTACAGGGACGACATGTTCCCGCCGATGGAGATGGGCGGCGAAGAGGTCGTGCTGCGACCGAGCCTCTGTCCGCACCACGCGCTGATCTTCCGCTCCCGCGCCCGCAGCTACCGCGAGCTGCCGCTGCGCATGGCCGAGCTCGGCGGCATGTACCGCGCCGAACTCTCTGGCGTGATCGGCGGGTTGAACCGCGTCCGGGCCATCCAGCTGAACGACGCGCACATCTTCTGCACCCTGGACCAGGTCGCCGACGAGGCGCACGCCGCGCTCGAGATGATCCGCCGCGCGTACGAGGCGCTCGGCATCCGCGCGGCCCGCTTCCGGCTCTCGCTGCCCGCGCCGGGCGGCAAGTACGTCGCCGCCCCCGAGCACTGGCGCCGGTCCTCGGCCCTGCTGACCGACGCGCTCGAACGGTCGGGCCTGCCCTACGAGTCGGCCGAGGGAGAGGCCGCGTTCTACGGCCCCAAGATCGACGTCCAGGTCGCCGACGCGGCGGGGCGCGAGTCCACCCTCTCCACCGTCCAGGTCGACTTCCACCAGCCCGAGCGGTTCGGCCTGCGCTACGTCGGCGCCGACGGCGCCAAGCACCGCCCGGTGATGGTCCACCGCAGCATCATCGGCAGCGTGGAGCGGGCCGTGGCCCACCTCATCGAGGAACACGGCGGCGCCTTTCCCGCCTGGCTCGCGCCGGTCCAGGTGGCGGTCCTGCCCATCTCGGAGGCCGAGGTGTCCGGCGCCGAGGCGTTCGTGCGGCAGTGTGTCGACCAGGGGTTGCGGGCCGAGCTCGTCGGTCCCGAGCGCGGCAGCCTCTCGTCGCGCGTCCGGGTCGCGCGCCGCGTGCCCTACCAGGCGGTGATCGGGGCGAAGGAGGCCGTCGACGGCCTCGTCGCGCTTCGTCTGCGCGACGGGCGACGCGTCGGCGCCCTGCCCGCCGCGGAGGTGCTGTCCCGTGTGGGCGCGTTGGTCTCCGCGCACCGGCCCGTGCTGTGGGACGAGGCCCCGTAA
- a CDS encoding C40 family peptidase has protein sequence MTDHGPLAPRLPAAFWEVPYVAARFPGSPAVARRPGLTAGANCQLFAYEVLAHLGAGRLPDLRSDELWADTEATHRVTDVRPLDLLLFNGTDDAYGAHVGLWVGDDAVLHLCAEAGRPVVWGLAEFAARARYRCLVGVKRAGRGEGPASPQGAR, from the coding sequence ATGACGGACCACGGACCGCTCGCACCGCGCCTGCCCGCCGCCTTCTGGGAGGTGCCGTACGTCGCCGCCCGCTTCCCCGGATCGCCCGCTGTGGCGAGGCGGCCCGGCCTGACCGCGGGCGCCAACTGCCAGCTGTTCGCGTACGAGGTGCTCGCACACCTCGGTGCGGGCCGCCTGCCCGACCTGCGCTCCGACGAGCTGTGGGCCGACACGGAGGCCACCCACCGCGTCACGGACGTACGGCCGCTCGACCTGCTGCTGTTCAACGGCACCGACGATGCCTACGGCGCCCACGTCGGCCTCTGGGTGGGCGATGACGCGGTGCTCCACCTCTGCGCGGAGGCGGGACGGCCGGTCGTATGGGGACTCGCGGAGTTCGCGGCGCGGGCGCGGTACCGGTGCCTCGTGGGCGTCAAGCGTGCCGGACGGGGCGAGGGACCGGCCTCACCGCAGGGCGCCCGGTAA
- a CDS encoding AAA family ATPase translates to MIIWLNGTFGAGKTTTSLELTALLPESRVFDTEHVGFMLRHVRDLVDGDFQHAKPWRGLVVATATQLLDHFGGTLVVPQTVLVRQYWREIHDGLTAAGIPVHHFVLHTDRDTLVHRIDTDTKPESAPAKQWRHDHLTPYEEALPWLREEAEVIDTTDVPADRVARRIAATVETAGRPAVG, encoded by the coding sequence ATGATCATTTGGCTCAACGGAACCTTCGGCGCGGGCAAGACGACCACCTCGCTCGAACTGACCGCGCTCCTGCCCGAGTCGCGCGTCTTCGACACCGAACACGTCGGGTTCATGCTGCGGCACGTCCGCGACCTCGTGGACGGCGACTTCCAGCACGCGAAGCCGTGGCGCGGTCTGGTCGTGGCCACCGCGACCCAGCTGCTCGACCACTTCGGCGGCACCCTGGTCGTCCCGCAGACGGTGCTGGTGCGCCAGTACTGGCGGGAGATCCACGACGGACTCACGGCCGCCGGGATCCCCGTCCACCACTTCGTGCTGCACACCGATCGGGACACCCTCGTCCACCGCATCGACACCGACACGAAGCCCGAGAGCGCCCCCGCCAAGCAGTGGCGTCACGACCACCTCACGCCGTACGAGGAGGCCCTGCCCTGGCTCCGCGAGGAGGCCGAGGTGATCGACACGACGGACGTCCCCGCCGACCGCGTCGCGCGGCGCATCGCCGCGACGGTCGAGACCGCGGGACGCCCGGCCGTCGGCTGA
- a CDS encoding alpha/beta hydrolase produces MTKIKRNAALLAASTAVLALTAPLTATATAAAAAAPKPLDWTKCEGAETDPRQRCATLEVPMDYAHPKGEKIEIAVSRIPAEKPSARRGALFLIPGGPGGSGLNSPSDKGQRLPEQVRDAYDLIGIDPRGLAASTQVDCGLEHGDLAASKLRPWPAADGSITENMATARRTAKACARNGGDLIRNLSTANEARDIDRIRAALGERRISAWGVSYGTYVGAVYSQLFPHRTDRFVLDSNLDPDHTRVARAWNAGHEAGVEDTFPEFAKWASAPGNPDRVAKTAAEIRPLFLRLAERLDREPIPWPGANPEELNGNVLRQTMLNALYDPDRFAELAKLIRAARKGTVPPAPEGPPEAVLQNVSAVGAGTLCNDVAWPRSAAAYEKDVAASRAAHPLTAGMPRNAMLCAAWPFEPKEAPVRITDEGPSNILLVQNERDVATPLKGALKMREALGRRATMVTVNSTGHDAYLANGNECGDRTVSRYLATGDRPDQDTYCA; encoded by the coding sequence ATGACGAAGATCAAGCGAAACGCGGCCCTGCTCGCCGCCTCCACGGCGGTCCTCGCGCTCACAGCGCCGCTCACCGCGACCGCGACGGCCGCCGCCGCGGCCGCGCCGAAGCCCCTCGACTGGACGAAGTGCGAGGGTGCCGAGACCGACCCCCGCCAGCGCTGCGCGACCCTCGAAGTACCCATGGACTACGCGCACCCCAAGGGCGAGAAGATCGAGATCGCCGTCTCCCGCATTCCCGCCGAGAAGCCATCGGCGCGCCGTGGCGCCCTCTTCCTGATCCCCGGCGGACCCGGCGGCTCCGGTCTCAACAGCCCTTCGGACAAAGGTCAGCGGCTGCCCGAGCAGGTGCGCGACGCCTACGACCTGATCGGCATCGACCCCCGCGGCCTCGCCGCCTCCACCCAGGTCGACTGCGGCCTCGAACACGGCGACCTCGCCGCGTCGAAGCTGCGGCCCTGGCCCGCCGCCGACGGCTCGATCACCGAGAACATGGCGACCGCCCGGCGTACGGCAAAGGCCTGCGCACGCAACGGCGGCGACCTGATCCGCAACCTCAGCACCGCCAACGAGGCCCGGGACATCGACCGCATCCGGGCGGCACTCGGCGAGCGCAGGATCTCCGCCTGGGGCGTCTCGTACGGAACGTACGTCGGAGCGGTCTACAGCCAGCTGTTCCCGCACCGCACCGACCGCTTCGTCCTGGACAGCAACCTCGACCCCGACCACACGCGCGTCGCCCGGGCCTGGAACGCCGGGCACGAGGCCGGCGTCGAGGACACCTTCCCCGAATTCGCCAAGTGGGCTTCGGCGCCCGGCAATCCGGACCGCGTCGCGAAGACCGCCGCAGAGATCCGGCCACTGTTCCTGCGGCTCGCCGAGCGCCTCGACCGCGAGCCGATTCCCTGGCCCGGCGCCAACCCCGAGGAGCTGAACGGCAATGTGCTGCGCCAGACCATGCTGAACGCGCTGTACGACCCCGACCGTTTCGCGGAGCTTGCCAAGCTGATCCGCGCCGCCCGGAAGGGCACGGTGCCGCCCGCCCCCGAGGGGCCGCCCGAGGCCGTACTGCAGAACGTCAGCGCGGTTGGCGCCGGCACGCTCTGCAACGACGTCGCGTGGCCCAGGTCGGCCGCCGCGTACGAGAAAGACGTGGCCGCGAGCCGTGCCGCCCACCCGCTCACGGCGGGCATGCCCCGCAACGCGATGCTCTGCGCCGCCTGGCCCTTCGAGCCGAAGGAGGCCCCCGTGCGGATCACCGACGAAGGCCCGTCCAACATCCTGCTCGTCCAGAACGAACGCGACGTGGCCACCCCGCTCAAGGGCGCCCTCAAGATGCGCGAGGCGCTCGGCCGACGGGCCACCATGGTGACCGTCAACTCCACGGGCCACGATGCCTACCTCGCCAACGGGAACGAGTGCGGCGACCGGACGGTCTCCCGCTATCTGGCGACCGGTGACCGTCCTGATCAGGACACCTACTGCGCCTGA
- a CDS encoding MFS transporter has protein sequence MPDSPVSVARPMSTAPAEPAEAPPRRWLAGYRDLLAVPGFGRLAVVGLASKLPAGMVALSLLLLVGHDHAYGTAGLAVSGAAAGQALTGPLRGRLVDRCSPRRILLGFLAAHLVAVTALVTAVRGHASVAAVLTLAVALGVTMPPAAVMMRSVWHGATGPRTAGTAMALDSAIMGTALITGPLLASWLSLSVSPEAPFVAVALLTTVAVALLVGVVGPSGAVPRQAGAGHWLGPLTSAPLRRLLAVDALFVASVTGIDVLLPAYAREYDAVAYTGLCLGALSIGSVLGGLALGALPSGRFGGPGIGALLGVFAAGAGGLAVACRISPTAVLLACPFAGLAIGSAFGALRALGGDLAPQGRVTETMSWLSSIDLAGGAAGAALFAGLAGAQGSRSALLLVPAVLVPAALLGRKVRPDAARSGATPRPPRAPRRAR, from the coding sequence ATGCCCGACTCCCCCGTGAGCGTCGCGCGCCCGATGTCCACCGCACCCGCTGAACCGGCCGAGGCGCCGCCGCGTCGATGGCTCGCCGGATACCGGGACCTCCTCGCCGTACCGGGTTTCGGGCGGCTCGCCGTGGTGGGCCTGGCATCGAAGCTGCCCGCGGGCATGGTGGCACTGAGCCTGCTGCTCCTGGTCGGCCACGACCACGCGTACGGCACCGCGGGACTCGCCGTGAGCGGTGCGGCCGCCGGTCAGGCACTGACCGGTCCGCTGCGCGGGCGACTCGTCGACCGGTGCTCGCCGCGCCGGATCCTGCTCGGCTTCCTGGCGGCCCACCTCGTGGCCGTCACCGCGCTGGTGACGGCCGTGCGGGGTCACGCTTCCGTGGCCGCCGTGCTCACCCTCGCCGTCGCCCTGGGCGTCACCATGCCTCCCGCCGCCGTGATGATGCGCTCGGTCTGGCACGGCGCCACCGGCCCCCGTACGGCGGGCACGGCCATGGCGCTCGACTCCGCCATAATGGGCACGGCACTCATCACCGGGCCGCTGCTGGCCAGTTGGCTGAGCCTCTCCGTCTCACCCGAAGCGCCGTTCGTCGCCGTCGCACTGCTGACCACCGTTGCCGTCGCCCTGCTCGTCGGTGTGGTGGGCCCGTCCGGCGCTGTGCCGCGTCAGGCCGGGGCCGGGCACTGGCTCGGTCCCCTCACCTCGGCGCCGCTGCGCCGCCTGCTGGCCGTGGACGCGCTGTTCGTGGCTTCGGTCACCGGCATCGACGTGTTGCTGCCCGCCTACGCGCGGGAGTACGACGCGGTCGCGTACACGGGGTTGTGCCTGGGTGCCCTGTCCATCGGCAGCGTGCTGGGCGGCCTCGCGCTGGGGGCGCTGCCTTCGGGGCGGTTCGGCGGGCCCGGGATCGGCGCGCTGCTGGGGGTGTTCGCGGCAGGTGCCGGAGGGCTGGCCGTGGCCTGCCGGATCTCGCCGACGGCCGTGCTCCTGGCCTGCCCGTTCGCCGGCCTTGCGATCGGCTCCGCCTTCGGGGCACTGCGCGCCCTCGGCGGCGATCTCGCCCCGCAGGGCCGGGTGACCGAGACCATGTCGTGGCTCAGCAGCATCGACCTGGCCGGAGGCGCGGCGGGGGCGGCGCTGTTCGCCGGCCTCGCGGGCGCCCAAGGCAGCAGGAGCGCCCTGCTGCTCGTGCCCGCCGTACTCGTCCCCGCCGCGCTCCTCGGCCGGAAGGTCAGGCCCGACGCCGCCCGCTCCGGAGCTACGCCCCGTCCGCCTCGCGCCCCGCGGCGTGCTCGGTGA
- a CDS encoding MerR family transcriptional regulator codes for MNGDTLFSIGDLARRTGLTVKTVRFYSDAGIVPPTDRTPSGYRLYGTSAVARLDLVRTLRELGLDLATIRRVVDREVPLPEVAAAHAEALDVQIRVLRLRRAVLTAVAQRGSTPEELDLMHKLAKLSAAERGRLIDDFLGTVFDGLRTHPAFAAVVRSMTPELPDDPDPEQVTAWVELAELFQDEGFRATMRQMAGQLADDRTPESASAVPRVLAETVRAQVTPALAAGIDPASPLAEPVVTAISAHYARILDRPDDIDLRGLLADRLHSMDDPRRDQYLRLLAVINGWPAPESLAPALQWSVEALHARLPRERRAPDVHRTR; via the coding sequence ATGAACGGCGACACGCTCTTCTCGATCGGTGATCTGGCGCGGCGGACCGGCCTGACGGTCAAGACCGTCCGGTTCTACTCCGACGCGGGGATCGTGCCGCCCACCGACCGCACCCCGTCCGGCTACCGCCTGTACGGCACCTCGGCCGTCGCACGCCTCGATCTCGTACGGACCCTGCGCGAGCTGGGACTCGACCTCGCCACGATCCGCAGGGTCGTCGACCGCGAGGTCCCGCTCCCCGAGGTCGCCGCGGCGCACGCGGAGGCGCTGGACGTACAGATCCGCGTCCTGCGACTGCGCCGCGCGGTGCTGACGGCGGTGGCCCAACGCGGCTCCACCCCTGAGGAGTTGGACCTCATGCACAAGCTTGCCAAGCTCTCCGCCGCCGAACGCGGACGACTGATTGACGACTTCCTCGGCACCGTCTTCGACGGACTGCGCACCCACCCCGCGTTCGCGGCGGTCGTACGCTCGATGACGCCCGAACTGCCCGACGACCCCGACCCCGAGCAGGTCACCGCGTGGGTGGAGCTGGCCGAGCTCTTCCAGGACGAGGGCTTCCGCGCCACCATGCGGCAGATGGCCGGGCAGTTGGCCGACGACCGGACGCCCGAGAGCGCCTCCGCCGTCCCCCGCGTCCTCGCCGAGACGGTCCGCGCCCAGGTCACCCCCGCCCTCGCGGCGGGCATCGACCCCGCGTCGCCGCTGGCCGAGCCCGTGGTCACCGCGATCAGCGCCCACTACGCGCGCATCCTCGACCGTCCCGACGACATCGACCTTCGCGGTCTGCTCGCGGACCGGCTGCACAGCATGGACGACCCCCGCAGGGACCAGTACCTGCGCCTCCTGGCCGTGATCAACGGCTGGCCCGCCCCGGAGAGCCTGGCCCCGGCGCTCCAGTGGTCCGTCGAGGCCCTGCATGCCCGACTCCCCCGTGAGCGTCGCGCGCCCGATGTCCACCGCACCCGCTGA
- the bla gene encoding class A beta-lactamase, which yields MSFEQTGPSRRLFLLAATAVPLAACGAGTGSSSETHPAPDGRSADPGSSPSPTLLDTARLKALERKHDARLGVYALATGTGATLAHRADERFAFCSTFKTLAAAAVLARNPLSHLDRRVTFTRAQVNSISPVTEDHIATGMTIKQLCDAAVRHSDGTAGNLLMRDLGGPARLTDYLRDLGDTVSRMDQYEPELNRARPKDPRDTTTPRAVAADYQKLVLGDALPAAKRTLLKDWLERGVTGDKRIRAGLPKGWTVAEKTGTGVYGRANDIGIAWPGTGAPLVIAVMSDRSGYDARPKDAMIAEATAEIVAALT from the coding sequence ATGTCCTTCGAGCAGACGGGCCCCTCCCGCCGTCTCTTCCTGTTGGCGGCGACCGCCGTGCCCCTCGCGGCCTGCGGCGCGGGCACGGGATCGTCCTCCGAGACGCACCCCGCACCGGACGGCCGCTCCGCGGATCCCGGGTCGAGCCCGAGCCCGACCCTGTTGGACACGGCACGGCTCAAGGCCCTTGAGCGCAAGCACGACGCCCGGCTCGGCGTCTACGCCCTGGCGACCGGCACCGGGGCGACGCTCGCCCACCGTGCCGACGAACGCTTCGCGTTCTGCTCGACCTTCAAGACGCTCGCCGCCGCGGCGGTCCTCGCCCGCAATCCGCTCAGCCACCTGGACAGGCGCGTCACCTTCACGCGGGCCCAGGTCAACTCCATCTCGCCGGTCACCGAGGACCACATCGCGACCGGCATGACCATCAAGCAGCTGTGCGACGCCGCCGTCCGCCACAGCGACGGCACCGCGGGCAACCTCCTGATGCGCGACCTCGGCGGCCCCGCCCGGCTGACCGACTATCTGCGCGACCTCGGGGACACCGTGAGCCGCATGGACCAGTACGAGCCCGAGCTCAACAGGGCCCGCCCCAAGGACCCGCGCGACACCACCACGCCCCGGGCCGTCGCCGCCGACTACCAGAAGCTCGTCCTCGGCGACGCGCTGCCCGCCGCGAAGCGCACGCTGCTCAAGGACTGGCTCGAACGCGGCGTCACCGGGGACAAGCGCATCCGGGCCGGGCTGCCCAAGGGCTGGACCGTGGCGGAGAAGACGGGAACGGGCGTCTACGGAAGGGCCAACGACATCGGCATCGCCTGGCCCGGCACCGGCGCCCCGCTCGTCATCGCCGTCATGTCCGACCGTTCCGGCTACGACGCCCGGCCCAAGGACGCGATGATCGCCGAGGCGACGGCGGAGATCGTCGCGGCCCTCACCTGA
- the argG gene encoding argininosuccinate synthase, whose product MSKVLTSLPTGERVGIAFSGGLDTSVAVAWMRDKGAVPCTYTADIGQYDEPDIASVPGRAKSYGAEVARLVDCRAALVEEGLAALACGAFHIRSGGRAYFNTTPLGRAVTGTLLVRAMLEDDVQIWGDGSTFKGNDIERFYRYGLLANPQLRIYKPWLDADFVTELGGRKEMSEWLVAHDLPYRDSTEKAYSTDANIWGATHEAKTLEHLDTGVETVNPIMGVRFWDPSVEIATEDVTIGFEQGRPVTINGAKFATAVDLVMEANAIGGRHGLGMSDQIENRIIEAKSRGIYEAPGMALLHAAYERLVNAIHNEDTLAQYHNEGRRLGRLMYEGRWLDPQALMVRESIQRWVGSAVTGEVTLRLRRGEDYSLIDTTGPAFSYHPDKLSMERTEDSAFGPVDRIGQLTMRNLDIADSRARLEQYAGLGIVGSNHPELIGAAQAAATGLIGTMPEGGAEAIASRGEVSADDELLDRAAMESGTD is encoded by the coding sequence ATGTCAAAGGTTCTCACCTCACTGCCCACCGGCGAGCGCGTCGGCATCGCTTTCTCCGGCGGCCTCGACACCTCCGTCGCGGTCGCGTGGATGCGCGACAAGGGTGCCGTCCCGTGCACCTACACCGCCGACATCGGCCAGTACGACGAGCCCGACATCGCGTCGGTGCCCGGCCGTGCCAAGTCCTACGGCGCCGAGGTCGCGCGCCTGGTCGACTGCCGGGCGGCGCTGGTCGAGGAGGGCCTTGCCGCGCTCGCCTGCGGCGCGTTCCACATCCGCTCGGGCGGTCGCGCCTACTTCAACACCACTCCCCTGGGCCGGGCCGTCACCGGCACCCTCCTCGTGCGGGCGATGCTCGAGGACGACGTCCAGATCTGGGGCGACGGCTCGACGTTCAAGGGCAACGACATCGAGCGGTTCTACCGCTACGGCCTGCTCGCCAACCCCCAGCTGCGGATCTACAAGCCGTGGCTGGACGCCGACTTCGTGACCGAGCTCGGCGGCCGCAAGGAGATGTCGGAGTGGCTGGTCGCCCATGACCTGCCCTACCGCGACAGCACCGAGAAGGCGTACTCCACCGACGCCAACATCTGGGGCGCCACGCACGAGGCCAAGACCCTCGAGCACCTGGACACCGGCGTGGAGACCGTGAACCCGATCATGGGCGTGCGGTTCTGGGACCCGTCGGTGGAGATCGCCACCGAGGACGTCACCATCGGCTTCGAGCAGGGCCGCCCGGTGACGATCAACGGCGCGAAGTTCGCCACCGCGGTCGACCTGGTGATGGAGGCGAACGCGATCGGCGGGCGGCACGGCCTCGGCATGTCGGACCAGATCGAGAACCGGATCATCGAGGCGAAGAGCCGCGGCATCTACGAGGCGCCGGGCATGGCCCTGCTGCACGCCGCGTACGAGCGGCTGGTCAACGCGATCCACAACGAGGACACCCTCGCCCAGTACCACAACGAGGGCAGGCGGCTCGGCCGCCTGATGTACGAGGGCCGCTGGCTGGACCCGCAGGCACTGATGGTCCGTGAGTCGATCCAGCGGTGGGTCGGCTCGGCGGTCACCGGTGAGGTGACGCTGCGGCTGCGGCGCGGCGAGGACTACTCGCTCATCGACACCACGGGCCCCGCGTTCAGCTACCACCCGGACAAGCTGTCGATGGAGCGCACCGAGGACTCGGCGTTCGGCCCGGTGGACCGGATCGGCCAGTTGACCATGCGCAACCTCGACATCGCGGACTCGCGCGCCCGGCTCGAGCAGTACGCCGGTCTCGGCATCGTCGGCTCGAACCACCCCGAACTGATCGGCGCCGCCCAGGCGGCGGCGACCGGCCTGATCGGCACCATGCCCGAGGGCGGCGCCGAGGCCATCGCGTCGCGCGGCGAGGTCTCCGCCGACGACGAACTCCTCGACCGCGCCGCGATGGAGTCCGGAACGGACTGA
- a CDS encoding TOPRIM nucleotidyl transferase/hydrolase domain-containing protein produces the protein MADMGAFRDEIIGWAAGGTGGQAQELAERLGVRTAVLLEGPSDLAAVETLAARRGRDLAAEGVCVLSMGGAMSVGRFAGLLGPSGIGLRLAGLCDVREQPFYDRGFERARAPRGDVFVCDADLEDELIRALGATRVEEIVEGEGDLRAWQTLLRQPAHQGRPRERLLRRFLGTKKGRKIRYGHLLVEALDPEQVPAPLDDLFACL, from the coding sequence ATGGCGGACATGGGCGCGTTCAGGGACGAGATCATCGGCTGGGCGGCGGGCGGTACGGGCGGGCAGGCGCAGGAACTGGCCGAGCGGCTGGGAGTACGCACGGCGGTGCTCCTCGAAGGGCCGAGCGACCTCGCGGCCGTCGAGACGCTCGCCGCCCGGCGCGGCAGGGACCTGGCCGCCGAGGGCGTGTGCGTGCTGTCGATGGGCGGCGCGATGAGCGTCGGCCGCTTCGCCGGACTCCTCGGACCCTCCGGCATCGGCCTGCGCCTCGCGGGCCTGTGCGATGTCCGCGAGCAGCCCTTCTACGACCGGGGCTTCGAGCGGGCGCGGGCGCCGCGCGGGGACGTCTTCGTCTGCGACGCGGACCTGGAGGACGAACTCATCCGCGCACTGGGCGCGACGCGGGTGGAGGAGATCGTCGAGGGCGAGGGCGATCTCCGCGCCTGGCAGACCCTGCTGCGCCAGCCCGCACACCAGGGAAGACCCCGGGAGCGGCTGCTGCGGCGCTTCCTCGGTACGAAGAAGGGGCGCAAGATCCGCTACGGGCACCTCCTCGTCGAGGCACTGGACCCCGAACAGGTGCCGGCGCCCCTCGACGACCTCTTCGCGTGCCTGTGA
- a CDS encoding methyltransferase domain-containing protein — MAEHGTDHGTDHGYLLDNRQTEAGVRFDALSELFDPVTFRHVDRLGIAPGMRCWEIGAGGPSVPLGLAERVGPTGTVVATDIDVSWTRDIAGGPIEVLRHDVAADPPPPGGFDLVHARLVLVHVAERAEALRRMVGALRPGGRLLVEDADPGLQPLLCPDESGPEQELANRLRSGFRALMAARGADLAYGRTLPRALRDAGLRDVQADAYFPITSPACAVLEAATVRQIRARLVAEGLATDEEIDRHLRNVATGRLDLATAPLVSAWGRRSA, encoded by the coding sequence ATGGCTGAGCACGGCACCGATCACGGCACTGATCACGGCTATCTGTTGGACAACCGGCAGACGGAGGCCGGGGTCAGATTCGACGCCCTGAGCGAGTTGTTCGACCCGGTGACGTTCCGGCACGTCGACCGGCTCGGGATCGCCCCGGGCATGCGGTGCTGGGAGATCGGCGCCGGTGGGCCCTCCGTCCCCCTCGGGCTCGCCGAGCGCGTCGGCCCCACAGGAACGGTGGTCGCCACCGACATCGACGTCTCCTGGACCCGGGACATCGCCGGTGGCCCGATCGAGGTGCTGCGCCACGACGTGGCCGCGGACCCGCCGCCGCCCGGCGGCTTCGACCTCGTGCACGCCCGGCTCGTCCTGGTGCACGTCGCCGAGCGGGCCGAGGCGCTGCGCCGGATGGTGGGGGCGCTGCGCCCCGGCGGCCGGCTGCTCGTCGAGGACGCCGACCCGGGGTTGCAGCCGCTGTTGTGCCCCGACGAGTCGGGCCCCGAGCAGGAACTCGCCAACCGGCTGCGCTCCGGCTTCCGCGCGCTGATGGCGGCACGCGGAGCCGACCTCGCGTACGGGCGGACCCTGCCGAGGGCGCTGCGCGACGCGGGCCTTCGTGACGTGCAGGCCGACGCGTACTTCCCGATCACCTCGCCCGCGTGCGCCGTCCTCGAAGCCGCGACCGTACGGCAGATCCGGGCCCGTCTGGTGGCGGAAGGACTCGCCACCGACGAGGAGATCGACCGGCACCTGCGCAACGTCGCCACCGGCCGACTCGACCTCGCCACGGCTCCCCTGGTCTCGGCGTGGGGACGCCGGAGCGCGTAG